One window of Pirellulales bacterium genomic DNA carries:
- a CDS encoding deoxyguanosinetriphosphate triphosphohydrolase produces MTAFASAAGGALEPAIVERERLLLAPYAMHSVASAGRKYAEPPHPYRGPFQRDRDRIVHSSAYRRLSAKMQVFTGEMGDYHRTRLTHTLEVASVARTVGRALRLNEDLVEALALAHDLGHPPFGHAGEHTLDALLADEGGFSHNRQGLVIVEELEQRYPDFTGLNLSREVLEGQATRIDKRRPAAERPLLEVQVVEAADSVAYDTHDADDAMHLGLLEPGELLRLPLWAEAERRVRPRYGPLDGERLTRAVLHELIDWQVSELIARTNERLRAASIGSVDDVRGFTETLVEVGPELAALKREVEAFLFQRVYCHPQVLRFRDQAQSMLREMFAGYISRPDLLPPRFHSRIERVGLRRSVADYLAGMTDRYAQQEYQRLFDLNSG; encoded by the coding sequence ATGACGGCTTTTGCCTCCGCCGCAGGCGGCGCATTGGAGCCGGCGATCGTCGAGCGCGAACGACTTCTCTTGGCGCCTTACGCCATGCACAGCGTCGCGTCGGCCGGCCGAAAATACGCGGAGCCGCCGCACCCCTATCGCGGTCCCTTCCAGCGCGATCGCGACCGCATCGTTCACAGTTCGGCGTATCGCCGGCTGAGCGCCAAGATGCAGGTCTTCACGGGCGAGATGGGCGACTACCATCGCACGCGGCTGACGCACACGCTGGAAGTGGCCTCGGTCGCCCGGACCGTGGGCCGCGCGCTGCGGCTGAACGAAGACCTGGTCGAGGCGCTGGCCTTGGCCCACGACTTGGGCCACCCGCCCTTTGGCCATGCCGGCGAACACACGCTCGACGCGCTGCTGGCCGACGAGGGCGGCTTTTCGCACAACCGCCAGGGGCTGGTGATCGTCGAGGAGTTGGAGCAGCGCTACCCCGACTTTACGGGCCTGAATCTTTCGCGCGAGGTGCTGGAAGGCCAGGCCACGCGGATCGACAAACGGCGGCCGGCGGCCGAGCGTCCTTTGCTGGAGGTGCAGGTGGTGGAGGCGGCCGACAGCGTGGCCTACGACACGCACGACGCCGACGACGCGATGCACCTGGGGCTGTTGGAGCCGGGCGAGTTGTTGCGGCTGCCGCTGTGGGCCGAGGCCGAGCGCCGGGTCCGCCCTCGCTACGGCCCGCTCGACGGCGAGCGGCTGACGCGGGCCGTGTTGCACGAGCTGATCGACTGGCAGGTGAGCGAGCTGATCGCCCGCACCAACGAGCGGCTGCGCGCCGCGTCGATCGGCTCGGTCGACGACGTGCGCGGTTTTACCGAAACGCTCGTCGAAGTCGGCCCCGAGCTGGCCGCCTTGAAGCGGGAGGTCGAGGCGTTCTTATTTCAGCGAGTCTACTGTCATCCGCAGGTGCTGCGGTTTCGCGACCAGGCGCAGTCGATGCTGCGGGAGATGTTCGCCGGCTACATCAGCCGACCCGACCTGCTGCCGCCGCGCTTCCATTCCCGCATCGAGCGGGTTGGCCTGCGCCGTAGCGTGGCCGACTATCTTGCCGGAATGACCGACCGCTACGCCCAGCAAGAGTATCAGCGGTTGTTCGACTTGAACAGCGGTTGA
- a CDS encoding HIT domain-containing protein produces MTRDQLWAPWRLGYVKGERTPPRPAQTLDLLPGADPNCFICRAAADTHDRENLVVSRGRETVVILNRYPYNNGHLLVACQRHLGRLDELPTQTNLEAIETISNMVTLVTRLMNPDGFNIGLNLGKVAGAGVPGHLHWHIVPRWLGDTNFMPVLAGVDVIPQSLDELWSLLTEALSATGKENGP; encoded by the coding sequence GTGACCCGTGACCAGCTTTGGGCGCCCTGGCGACTGGGCTACGTCAAAGGCGAGCGCACGCCCCCGCGGCCGGCGCAGACGCTCGACCTGTTGCCGGGCGCCGATCCCAATTGCTTCATCTGCCGGGCGGCGGCCGACACGCACGATCGCGAAAACCTGGTCGTCTCGCGCGGCCGCGAGACGGTCGTCATCCTTAACCGCTATCCTTATAACAACGGCCACCTGCTGGTGGCCTGCCAGCGGCATCTCGGCCGGCTCGACGAGTTGCCCACGCAGACCAACCTGGAAGCGATCGAGACCATCAGCAACATGGTCACGCTCGTCACGCGCTTGATGAACCCCGATGGCTTCAACATCGGCTTGAACCTGGGCAAAGTGGCCGGTGCGGGCGTGCCGGGGCACCTGCACTGGCACATCGTGCCGCGCTGGCTGGGCGACACGAACTTCATGCCCGTGCTGGCCGGCGTCGACGTCATCCCGCAATCCCTCGACGAGCTTTGGTCGCTGCTGACCGAGGCGTTGTCGGCAACTGGCAAGGAAAATGGTCCATGA